Within the Miscanthus floridulus cultivar M001 chromosome 17, ASM1932011v1, whole genome shotgun sequence genome, the region CACCCCGCCACCGTCACCGCCGGCAGCCGCTCCACCGGCATGGATGTGGCCCTCTTGCAAGAACCCAAGGACGACGACCCAGTACTTTCGGACCCCATCCGCCACCGCCAAGACCATCGCATCCCTCTTCCTGGACTCCGGGGAGTcgtccttcgccaactcctccGCGCGGACGACGCACCACGCCGACGACTGCGCGTCCGAGAGCCAGTCCACCGAGTCGGAGGCTTCTGCGGCGGCCGACGACATCGCGGACGCCATCGTCCGGGGACTCCGCTCCGACGACCGCCTCCTCTTCGAGCCTCACGGGCCCTCCAGCTCCATCCTCGAGAGGAAGCCTCCGGCGCGTCCTGCCCTGCGTTCGCGAGCCGCCGCCTCCGCcaaggccgaggcggccgcggcggcgacgtCCTCGTCCTTCGGCGACAGCGTGGCGGTGGCGTTCGACTCCACCGACCCGTACCACGACTTCCGGGCTTccatggaggagatggtggccgcGCACGGCATGGGCGACTGGGAGTGGCTCGAGAGGATGCTGGCATGGTACCTCGGCGCCAATGGCAGGCACACCCACCCCGCCATCGTCACCGCGTTTGTCGACCTCGTCGTCACCATGGCCgcggcctccgcctccgcctgcgcctgcgcctgcaGCTCCTCCGGCGTCTCTTCTTTCACATTCGCCAGCAGTAGCGAGCCGGCCGAGAGCAGCAGCGCCGGCGGCCATTTCTCCTTCGGTCTAAGGTAAATCAAACCAGCCGGCCGGACGCCTGTGGCTTGCATTGTCTCAGTAGCTTCGGCATGTGTATCATGCAGGTACTCGTGTACCAGCAACCGTCTGTGTGAGCGAGTGTTCGTTTTTTTTTCTCTGTGTGTGTGTTTGGTGAACTTTAGTAGTACCTGATCCAGGTTGATTATTTTAGAGTCTGTCTACGCAACGACCCAGTGCTGGGCACTCGATTTTTCTCTCCTtcactgttcatcttcctcctcgcctcgCCGGACTTGCAGAAAAAGAGGGGGAGGCTAGATTTGTTGTAGAAATCGAATCCAGTGCTGTGCGCCCAACCGAGTATTGTTTAGCCTTTGTCTTATCTGGGAAACAACCGAGTATTGTTTAGCCTGTCTTATTCTAAGGTGTCGTAGTAGTCCATGATTAAGTCATGGATAATGCCTAAACAGGCTTGGTCCACGGTTCGTCGTGGCTTGTTCCGATGTCCTTGGTAGATTGATCGATCAGCAGACAGCTACTAGTACATTTGTGCAGCGAGCCACGTACCTGCAGCTGAGGTAACTACCGGTACGTACGTATACAACTTGCCGACCCAACACCTAACAGGCTAACAATGACAACGATGAGGTCGACGTGACGCCGGTACCTTCACAGAGATGCGCCACGGGAGAAGAATATACACTTCTTATCGCGCGCATTTTTGAGCCTGCACTGCATCAACCAGGCGCGGCGGACGTACCCGGGCTGGCGGGCGGGCGGCGAATGAACAGCTCCGCGTACACAGAAGGGGACGGGGGTGCGCGCGCCGAGTCCGTGATCTGTACTGTATGGGATCGGAGAACAGGGACGCCGGCCGGCCTTATCGGCGGGACGCCGCGGGATCTAGCGATTTTGGCCGCGGGGCGCCGGTTGGACACTGGCTGCCTGCCTGGGAGGCCATGGCCATGCATGGTTGGTCCCCGGGCGTGCACGTGCCGCCGAGATCGATCGGCAACTCGGCATCGGCGGAACAGGAGAACGTACAAGTCGAGCGTTCGCGGCACGGCCGCGGTCGACGTTGATGCGACAGCGAAGCCGCGCCCGCGCAGCCCCAGCCACGGGCTGGCTGGCCGCTGGCGACCTGGCGTACGCGCACGGCCCAGTTGGAGTCCGCCGGCGCGTAGCTCGCTCGCGACGCTAGCTATGCGCACTGCTGAGCCGGCCGCAGGTACGGTGCTCTTTTATGGGTTTGTGTTGGTTACTATTCCTACAGTCTGTTTGGTTCTCCGGACGAGGTGGTCCGTCGGTTTCGTGACGGACGAGTTCATTCCGAGATTTAAGCTACGATGCATGGAAACTGCTTGATGCCGGACGAGTTCATCCTGTGCCGCAATCCAAACGACTCCGTAGGCTCCAGAATGGGTCCGTGATGCAATCCAAACACTCCGCTAGTTCCTAGGCTCGTGACGGCGCGGAATCAAGCACGACACGTAGTTCTCGCGCTAGCTAATCTCTTGAGATTGGATGAATCTACTACGGCTCGATTGGCTTATATGTGCTGCCACGCAAGGGCCACAGCAGGCGATCCAGACGAAGACGACGAACCAGTAGTGGGTAACACTACTACAGGATCGACTTGTTGTTTCAGCCGGCTTTTAGTCCCGATTATCAcgtcgggacaacgatcccggaactaaaggtggaaccttcagtcctgggtcatcgagccaggactaaagagggatctttagtctcggttggtgttatcaaccgggactaaaggccctccaaccGAGCAAACGTAGCcgcaccttttagtcccggttggtaaccccaaccgggactaaaggttccttttctttttctttttttttgtttaatttgttttcagttcagttacacatatttatttaatatataatatgtttttatgtacgtattctacgctgctaatataaatacacgcacgcatataattacatctaattctcatctcgagcattattatattcgaataaagtatgaaactatatatattatagatatatatgtatatatacaacactttcat harbors:
- the LOC136519036 gene encoding transcription repressor OFP13-like gives rise to the protein MVRGLPFSSLFYTTNSAQDTPPPSPPAAAPPAWMWPSCKNPRTTTQYFRTPSATAKTIASLFLDSGESSFANSSARTTHHADDCASESQSTESEASAAADDIADAIVRGLRSDDRLLFEPHGPSSSILERKPPARPALRSRAAASAKAEAAAAATSSSFGDSVAVAFDSTDPYHDFRASMEEMVAAHGMGDWEWLERMLAWYLGANGRHTHPAIVTAFVDLVVTMAAASASACACACSSSGVSSFTFASSSEPAESSSAGGHFSFGLR